The sequence below is a genomic window from Leptolyngbya sp. CCY15150.
TACGAACTAGTCCGTGACTACAATGCCCATGGACCGCAGTGTCTCGGCGATGGTCGCCGTGAGAATCCTGGGGCTCCCCCGTTGCTGAGCGAGGAGCAACAAGCCCTGCTGTTGCAAGTGCTGCGGGGGGAGGCTCCCGACGGAGGATTATGGAATGGGCGCAAAGTCGCTGACTATCTGAGTGAACTCCTCGATCAACCGATCAGTCG
It includes:
- a CDS encoding helix-turn-helix domain-containing protein — its product is YELVRDYNAHGPQCLGDGRRENPGAPPLLSEEQQALLLQVLRGEAPDGGLWNGRKVADYLSELLDQPISR